A DNA window from Solanum lycopersicum chromosome 3, SLM_r2.1 contains the following coding sequences:
- the LOC101252465 gene encoding uncharacterized protein has translation MASLNTLAIVAFALAFFVQVTLGDIACENLNEDSCAFAISSTGKRCVLEKHVRRSGEEVYICRTSEIESDKLKDWIETDECIEACGVDRNALGISSDALLESRFTSKLCSSACYNKCPNIIDLYFNLAAGEGVYLPKLCAEQKGKGRREMAEIRSSGFVAPAPESEVKPLNFMVAPAMPPF, from the exons ATGGCTAGCTTGAACACTTTAGCCATTGTTGCTTTTGCACTTGCTTTCTTCGTACAAGTCACTTTAG GGGATATTGCGTGCGAGAATTTGAATGAAGACTCTTGTGCATTTGCAATATCAAGCACGGGTAAGCGTTGTGTTTTAGAGAAACATGTTCGTAGGAGTGGTGAAGAAGTATATATATGCCGAACATCAGAAATTGAGTCTGATAAACTCAAGGATTGGATTGAAACTGATGAATGCATTGAGGCGTGTGGCGTAGATAGAAACGCCCTTGGCATTTCTTCTGATGCTCTGCTTGAGTCTCGTTTTACTAGCAAACTCTGTTCCTCTGCTTGCTACAACAAATGTCCTAACATTATTGATCTCTACTTCAATCTTGCTGCTGGGGAAG GTGTATATCTACCCAAGTTATGTGCAGAGCAAAAGGGAAAAGGACGTCGTGAAATGGCTGAGATTAGAAGCTCGGGATTTGTTGCACCAGCACCGGAATCAGAAGTCAAGCCTCTTAATTTCATGGTTGCTCCGGCAATGCCTCCATTCTAA